In the genome of Thiohalobacter sp., one region contains:
- a CDS encoding UDP-2,3-diacylglucosamine diphosphatase, with the protein MPRHTLFISDLHLDPQRPHMLALFRRFLAGIDAEACDGLYILGDLFEAWIGDDEDDPVLLTVLEDLAALSARGVPLSVMHGNRDFLLGDRFAQRTGARLLADPSVIDLYGRPTLLMHGDTLCADDVDYQAFRAQVRNPDWQAAFLARPLAERRAIATSLRETSKTETAGKAAEIMDVNAEAVVRALAEQGVDRLIHGHTHRPALHRLEVAGRPAQRIVLGDWYQTGSALLCTADDCRLLEVGADGALLG; encoded by the coding sequence ATGCCCCGCCACACCCTGTTCATCTCCGATCTGCACCTGGACCCGCAGCGCCCGCACATGCTGGCGCTGTTCCGGCGCTTTCTGGCCGGCATCGATGCCGAGGCCTGCGATGGCCTCTACATCCTCGGCGACCTGTTCGAGGCCTGGATCGGCGATGACGAGGATGATCCGGTGCTGCTCACGGTGCTCGAGGATCTCGCCGCTCTGAGCGCGCGGGGCGTGCCGCTTTCCGTAATGCACGGCAACCGGGACTTCCTGCTCGGCGATCGCTTTGCCCAGCGTACCGGCGCCCGGCTGCTGGCCGACCCCTCGGTCATCGACCTGTACGGCCGCCCTACCCTGCTCATGCACGGCGATACCCTGTGCGCCGACGATGTCGACTATCAGGCCTTTCGCGCCCAGGTGCGCAATCCGGACTGGCAGGCCGCCTTCCTGGCACGGCCACTGGCCGAGCGCCGCGCCATCGCGACGAGTCTGCGCGAGACCTCGAAGACGGAAACGGCCGGCAAGGCGGCCGAGATCATGGACGTGAATGCGGAGGCCGTGGTCCGGGCACTGGCCGAACAGGGCGTCGACCGGCTGATCCACGGCCATACCCACCGTCCTGCCCTGCACCGGCTCGAGGTGGCCGGCCGGCCCGCCCAGCGCATCGTCCTAGGGGACTGGTACCAGACCGGCAGTGCGCTGCTGTGCACGGCCGACGATTGCCGGCTGCTCGAAGTCGGCGCCGACGGTGCGCTGCTCGGGTAA
- a CDS encoding peptidylprolyl isomerase, which translates to MHRLFAALLLPLFLVCAAPAAAAETPEKATVTVRMQTNKGDIVLELDAEKAPETVANFLEYARSGFYDGTIFHRVIPGFMIQGGGFTPDMSQKPTRAPIRNEADNGLHNETGTIAMARTPDPHSATAQFFINVKDNSFLDFSAPTPQGWGYCVFGKVVEGMDVVHAIEKVATGTHPSGHQDVPQEPVIIEKVTVED; encoded by the coding sequence ATGCATCGACTGTTCGCCGCCCTGCTGCTGCCCCTGTTCCTCGTTTGCGCCGCGCCGGCAGCCGCGGCCGAGACCCCGGAGAAAGCCACCGTGACCGTACGCATGCAGACCAACAAGGGCGACATCGTCCTCGAACTCGACGCCGAAAAGGCCCCGGAAACCGTCGCCAACTTTCTCGAGTACGCCCGCTCGGGCTTCTACGACGGCACCATCTTCCACCGCGTCATCCCCGGCTTCATGATCCAGGGCGGCGGCTTCACCCCCGACATGTCGCAGAAGCCGACGCGCGCCCCGATCAGGAACGAGGCCGACAACGGCCTGCACAACGAAACCGGCACCATCGCCATGGCGCGCACGCCGGACCCGCACTCGGCCACCGCCCAGTTCTTCATCAACGTGAAGGACAACAGCTTCCTGGACTTCAGCGCCCCCACGCCACAGGGCTGGGGCTACTGTGTGTTCGGCAAGGTGGTGGAAGGCATGGACGTGGTGCACGCCATCGAGAAGGTGGCCACCGGCACCCATCCCAGCGGCCATCAGGACGTGCCGCAGGAGCCGGTGATCATCGAAAAGGTCACCGTCGAGGACTGA
- the folD gene encoding bifunctional methylenetetrahydrofolate dehydrogenase/methenyltetrahydrofolate cyclohydrolase FolD, producing MTAQIIDGKAIAAEVRARVARRIEARLAQGLRRPGLAVVLVGEDPASQVYVRNKRRACDEAGLLSKSWDLPADTTQQQLLELIDTLNADPEIDGILVQLPLPAHIDTTAVVERIRPDKDVDGFHPYNIGRLAVRMPVLRPCTPAGVMTLLRAIEEPFYGREAVVVGASNHVGRPMGLELLLAGATVTTCHRFTRDLAAHVAAADILVVAVGKPELVKGEWVKPGATVIDVGINRQPDGRLVGDVEFAPAAERAAWITPVPGGVGPMTVATLLENTLHAAEALHGD from the coding sequence ATGACCGCCCAGATCATCGACGGCAAGGCCATCGCCGCGGAGGTGCGTGCCCGCGTGGCCCGGCGCATCGAAGCGCGACTGGCCCAGGGCCTGCGACGGCCCGGTCTGGCAGTGGTACTGGTGGGCGAGGATCCCGCCTCGCAGGTCTATGTCCGCAACAAGCGCCGCGCCTGCGACGAGGCCGGCCTGCTGTCGAAGTCCTGGGATCTGCCGGCCGATACCACCCAGCAGCAACTGCTGGAGCTGATCGACACCCTCAACGCCGATCCCGAGATCGACGGCATCCTGGTGCAGCTGCCCCTGCCTGCGCACATCGACACCACGGCCGTGGTCGAGCGCATCCGCCCGGACAAGGACGTGGACGGCTTCCACCCCTACAACATCGGCCGGCTGGCGGTGCGCATGCCGGTGCTGCGCCCCTGCACGCCCGCCGGGGTCATGACCCTGCTGCGCGCCATCGAGGAACCCTTCTACGGCCGCGAGGCGGTGGTGGTCGGGGCCTCGAACCATGTCGGCCGGCCCATGGGCCTGGAACTGCTGCTGGCGGGCGCCACCGTGACCACCTGCCACCGCTTCACCCGCGACCTGGCCGCCCACGTGGCCGCTGCCGACATCCTGGTGGTCGCCGTGGGCAAGCCGGAACTGGTCAAGGGCGAATGGGTCAAGCCGGGCGCGACCGTGATCGACGTCGGCATCAACCGCCAGCCGGACGGCCGCCTGGTCGGCGACGTGGAATTCGCGCCGGCCGCGGAACGCGCGGCCTGGATCACGCCGGTGCCCGGCGGGGTCGGCCCGATGACGGTTGCCACCCTGCTCGAGAACACCCTGCACGCCGCGGAAGCGCTGCACGGCGACTGA
- the gltX gene encoding glutamate--tRNA ligase, whose translation MIPSAPVTRFAPSPTGELHLGNVRTALFNWLLARAGKGRFLLRIEDTDRERSEERFVGQLVEDLRWLGLDWDEGPEREGAAGPCRQSARDDLYRPLFERLEAAGLAYPCFCTPEALARARTAQMADGRPPRYPGTCARLTPEQRAERLAEGRRPTLRFRVPPGREIGFEDLVRGPQVFASDDIGDFVIRRADGSAAFFFGNAVDDALMGVTHVLRGEDHLANTPRQLLLLEALELVAPAYGHLPLILGEDGAPLSKRNGSETIRALRDTGYLPAAIVNHLARLGQALADDPGLLSLEVLAARFDLDRLGRSPARHDPQQLLHWQKAAIAAATDAELWDWLRGRCFADGHCIEDLVPPERALEFVHAVRDNITLPVDAHVWAGDLFAETGHHAPDARAEILAAGAGFFAQALACFDAGSGFRDFTRDLSAATGRKGRALYLPLRAALTGELADPERGSLWREGPELGRLWPLLGPERIARRLRLARDVCLNERE comes from the coding sequence ATGATCCCGAGCGCCCCCGTCACCCGCTTTGCCCCCAGCCCCACCGGCGAACTGCATCTGGGCAATGTACGCACTGCGTTGTTCAACTGGCTGCTGGCACGGGCCGGAAAGGGCCGCTTCCTGCTGCGCATCGAGGATACCGACCGCGAACGGAGTGAGGAACGCTTCGTCGGGCAACTGGTCGAGGATCTGCGCTGGCTCGGCCTGGACTGGGACGAGGGGCCGGAGCGGGAAGGGGCTGCCGGCCCCTGTCGCCAGTCGGCGCGCGACGACCTGTACCGCCCCCTGTTCGAGCGTCTCGAGGCCGCCGGCCTGGCCTATCCCTGCTTCTGCACACCGGAGGCGCTGGCCCGGGCGCGGACCGCACAGATGGCGGACGGCCGGCCGCCGCGCTATCCGGGCACCTGTGCCCGGCTGACCCCCGAACAGCGCGCCGAACGGCTGGCGGAGGGGCGCCGACCGACACTGCGCTTTCGCGTGCCCCCGGGGCGCGAGATCGGGTTCGAGGATCTGGTTCGTGGGCCGCAGGTCTTCGCCAGCGACGACATCGGCGACTTCGTCATCCGGCGGGCCGACGGCAGCGCCGCCTTCTTCTTCGGCAATGCGGTCGACGATGCGCTGATGGGCGTGACCCATGTCCTGCGGGGTGAGGATCACCTGGCGAACACGCCGCGCCAGTTGCTGCTGCTGGAGGCCCTGGAGCTGGTCGCGCCGGCCTATGGCCATCTGCCGCTGATCCTGGGCGAGGACGGGGCGCCCCTGTCCAAGCGCAACGGCAGCGAAACCATTCGCGCCCTGCGCGATACCGGCTACCTGCCGGCAGCCATCGTCAACCACCTCGCGAGGCTGGGACAGGCGCTGGCAGATGATCCGGGACTGCTGTCGCTGGAGGTGCTGGCGGCGCGGTTCGACCTCGATCGCCTGGGACGTTCCCCGGCACGGCACGACCCGCAGCAGCTGCTGCACTGGCAGAAGGCCGCCATTGCCGCCGCGACCGATGCCGAGCTGTGGGACTGGCTGCGCGGGCGCTGCTTCGCCGACGGCCACTGCATCGAGGACCTGGTGCCGCCCGAGCGGGCACTCGAGTTCGTCCATGCGGTGCGGGACAATATCACGCTGCCGGTCGATGCCCATGTCTGGGCGGGTGACCTGTTCGCGGAAACCGGGCACCATGCCCCGGACGCCCGGGCCGAGATCCTGGCGGCCGGTGCCGGGTTCTTCGCGCAGGCGCTGGCCTGTTTCGATGCCGGCAGTGGTTTCCGCGACTTCACCCGGGATCTGTCGGCGGCCACGGGCAGGAAGGGCCGGGCGCTTTACCTGCCGCTGCGGGCGGCGCTGACTGGGGAGCTTGCCGACCCCGAGCGCGGCAGCCTCTGGCGCGAGGGCCCGGAACTGGGCCGGCTGTGGCCGTTGCTGGGGCCGGAGCGCATTGCGCGGCGGCTGCGGCTGGCCCGTGATGTCTGTCTCAACGAGCGAGAGTAG
- a CDS encoding EAL domain-containing protein, producing the protein MNRELDTPELPLRSRLPARITGIVFWGTMLVGLILSLFQLRTLEEEIRGRQALNADRFAYQLEALLEELESPDPALAEGRIRALMRDYDLVGVVLDTRNGRYRFGEISAEGINGYRQVVRGERLRQTLGLRRLEVFAPDIGAEMTERRKQVLLTMGLLFSAFGFVLQWILQRILTRPFLDMVATAQRFIRGDAGARFDERRPDEFGFLGTFFNRALDAMRVQQDELREALNRVRESEAALFDEKERIEVTLHSIGDAVITTDEAACIQYLNPVAERLTGYQLHEIRGRPIREVMQLVNENTREPVENPVEQCLVCGETLELAEHTLLIRANGDEVAIEDSAAPIRDRNGELIGAVMVFHDVGHARRLARELSYQATHDALTGLYNRRAFEERLKEALRQVQVQGGQGEHAFCYLDLDQFKVVNDTCGHVAGDELLRQVGLLLQQAVRETDILARLGGDEFGILLRHCPASRALAIAEQVRRTIRDFRFVFDEHSFEIGVSIGVVAIDGQMQNVAQVYSAADVACYAAKDTGRNRVHLYQPDDREVRERRGEMRWVSRIHRALEEERFVLYLQPIAPLGDEVSDGYHYEVLLRIRNEAGEEIAPMAFIPAAERFNLMPTIDRWVVNRVLMHAAAMLQAPEPVVWAVNISGCSLGDTEFLEFLVDAIRESPVPGERFCFEITETAAIANLRRAVRFMSQLKALGCRFALDDFGSGLSSFGYLKNLDVDYLKIDGSFVRDMIDDPIDRAMVEAINNLGHVMEIRTIAEFVESDAIRLALAELGVDYGQGYGVGRPRPIQAVLEERRARMHTIASL; encoded by the coding sequence ATGAATCGGGAACTCGATACACCGGAACTGCCCCTGCGGTCCCGCCTGCCGGCACGCATCACCGGCATCGTGTTCTGGGGCACCATGCTGGTCGGGCTCATCCTGTCGCTGTTCCAGTTGCGCACCCTCGAGGAGGAGATCCGCGGGCGCCAGGCGCTCAATGCGGACCGCTTCGCCTACCAGTTGGAGGCGCTGCTGGAAGAGCTGGAATCGCCTGATCCGGCTCTGGCCGAGGGACGCATCCGCGCATTGATGCGCGACTACGACCTGGTCGGCGTTGTGCTCGACACCCGTAACGGGCGCTATCGATTCGGCGAGATATCGGCAGAGGGCATCAACGGCTATCGCCAGGTGGTGCGGGGCGAGCGCCTGCGCCAGACGCTGGGGCTGCGCCGGCTCGAAGTGTTTGCCCCGGACATCGGGGCCGAGATGACCGAGCGTCGCAAGCAGGTGCTGCTGACCATGGGGCTGCTGTTCTCGGCCTTCGGTTTCGTGCTGCAGTGGATTCTGCAGCGCATCCTGACGCGGCCCTTTCTGGACATGGTCGCCACGGCGCAGCGTTTCATTCGTGGAGACGCGGGCGCCCGCTTCGATGAGCGGCGGCCGGACGAGTTCGGCTTTCTCGGTACTTTCTTCAATCGTGCCCTGGACGCAATGCGCGTGCAGCAGGACGAGTTGCGCGAGGCGCTGAACCGGGTACGGGAATCGGAGGCCGCCCTGTTCGACGAGAAGGAGCGCATCGAGGTCACCCTGCATTCCATCGGCGACGCAGTGATCACCACCGACGAAGCGGCCTGTATCCAGTATCTCAACCCGGTCGCCGAGCGCCTGACCGGCTACCAGTTGCACGAGATCCGTGGTCGCCCCATCCGCGAAGTGATGCAGCTTGTCAACGAGAACACCCGTGAGCCGGTGGAGAATCCGGTCGAGCAGTGCCTGGTCTGCGGCGAGACCCTGGAACTGGCCGAGCACACCTTGCTGATCCGGGCCAATGGCGATGAAGTGGCCATCGAAGACTCGGCGGCGCCCATCCGCGACCGCAACGGCGAGCTGATCGGCGCGGTCATGGTGTTTCACGATGTCGGCCATGCCCGGCGGCTGGCTCGCGAGCTGTCCTATCAGGCCACCCATGATGCCCTGACCGGTCTGTACAACCGGCGCGCGTTCGAGGAGCGGCTCAAGGAGGCCCTGCGGCAGGTTCAGGTTCAGGGCGGCCAGGGCGAACACGCCTTCTGCTACCTGGACCTCGATCAGTTCAAGGTGGTCAATGACACCTGCGGTCACGTCGCCGGCGACGAATTGCTGCGCCAGGTCGGCCTGTTGTTGCAGCAGGCGGTTCGTGAAACCGACATACTGGCGCGCCTGGGTGGCGACGAGTTCGGCATTCTGCTGAGGCACTGCCCGGCCAGCCGGGCGCTCGCCATCGCCGAACAGGTCAGGCGTACCATCCGCGATTTTCGCTTCGTGTTCGACGAGCACAGCTTCGAGATCGGGGTCAGCATCGGTGTGGTGGCCATCGACGGTCAGATGCAAAACGTGGCGCAGGTCTACAGTGCCGCGGATGTCGCCTGCTATGCCGCCAAGGATACGGGCCGCAACCGGGTGCACCTGTACCAGCCGGACGATCGCGAGGTGCGCGAGCGGCGCGGCGAGATGCGCTGGGTATCGCGCATCCATCGCGCCCTGGAAGAGGAGCGATTCGTGCTCTATCTGCAGCCGATCGCGCCGCTCGGTGACGAGGTTTCCGACGGGTATCACTACGAGGTGCTGCTGCGGATTCGCAACGAGGCCGGCGAGGAGATCGCGCCCATGGCCTTCATCCCTGCCGCGGAGCGCTTCAACTTGATGCCGACCATCGATCGCTGGGTGGTCAATCGCGTGCTCATGCATGCCGCCGCCATGCTGCAGGCCCCGGAGCCCGTGGTCTGGGCCGTGAATATCTCCGGCTGCTCGCTGGGCGACACCGAGTTCCTGGAGTTCCTGGTCGATGCCATTCGCGAGTCGCCGGTGCCTGGCGAGCGCTTCTGTTTCGAGATCACCGAGACCGCGGCCATTGCCAACCTGCGCCGCGCGGTGCGCTTCATGAGCCAGCTCAAGGCCCTGGGCTGCCGCTTTGCCCTGGACGACTTCGGCAGCGGGCTCAGTTCCTTCGGCTATCTCAAGAACCTCGATGTGGACTACCTCAAGATCGACGGCAGCTTCGTGCGCGACATGATCGACGACCCCATCGATCGCGCCATGGTCGAGGCCATCAACAATCTGGGTCACGTGATGGAGATCCGCACCATCGCCGAGTTCGTCGAATCCGATGCCATTCGCCTGGCACTGGCAGAACTCGGCGTCGATTACGGGCAGGGCTATGGCGTGGGGCGGCCACGCCCCATCCAGGCCGTCCTCGAGGAGCGGCGGGCGCGCATGCACACGATTGCCAGCCTGTGA
- a CDS encoding DUF4147 domain-containing protein, giving the protein MNPATHLRHRLLDLFQVGLAAVAGDRVTREALAGGRARPVHLLAVGKAAAAMAAGALQALEGRVERGLVVVPHGYPAEGLEALRVLTAGHPLPDADSLAAGAAARDFAAAVPPDRELLVLLSGGASALMEALPPGMTLDDLRRLTEWMLGSGLDIHAMNRVRQAVSRIKGGGLARCLRTPHAEVLLISDVPDDDPAAIGSGPLHAPLDGPLPAVPEALSRWVREDAPAGTRPLIPHRVIASVDDALAAIAAEAGRMGLRCRRVPGRFSGNAETLGRRFATELVEGPPQLWLAGGESNVHLPPHPGRGGRNQHLALAAARVLAGVGDCALLAAGTDGRDGPTPDAGALVDGGTIARGRAQGLDPEAALAAADAGRFLEASGDLLHTGPTGTNVADLVLGLRQPGVDVQCSHECR; this is encoded by the coding sequence ATGAATCCTGCTACGCATCTGCGTCACCGGTTGCTGGATCTGTTCCAGGTGGGCCTGGCGGCCGTGGCCGGCGATCGGGTGACCCGCGAGGCCCTGGCCGGGGGACGCGCCCGCCCCGTGCATCTGCTGGCCGTGGGCAAGGCGGCGGCTGCCATGGCGGCCGGGGCGCTGCAGGCGCTCGAGGGTCGGGTCGAGCGCGGGCTGGTGGTGGTTCCGCATGGCTATCCCGCCGAGGGACTGGAGGCGCTGCGGGTGCTGACGGCGGGACACCCGCTGCCCGATGCCGACAGCCTGGCGGCAGGCGCCGCCGCCCGCGACTTCGCGGCCGCCGTGCCGCCGGATCGCGAGCTGCTGGTGCTGCTCTCGGGCGGGGCGTCTGCGCTGATGGAGGCACTGCCGCCGGGCATGACGCTCGATGACCTGCGGCGGCTCACCGAATGGATGCTCGGCAGCGGGCTGGACATCCACGCCATGAACCGTGTTCGCCAGGCCGTGTCCCGCATCAAGGGTGGCGGTCTGGCCCGCTGTCTGCGCACGCCGCACGCCGAGGTACTGCTGATATCGGACGTTCCGGACGACGATCCCGCGGCCATCGGCTCCGGTCCCCTTCATGCGCCCCTGGACGGTCCGTTGCCGGCAGTGCCCGAGGCATTGAGCCGCTGGGTGCGCGAGGATGCGCCGGCCGGTACGCGCCCGCTGATTCCGCACCGTGTCATTGCCTCGGTGGATGATGCCCTGGCGGCCATCGCGGCCGAGGCCGGGCGCATGGGCCTGCGCTGCCGGCGTGTGCCCGGCCGCTTCTCCGGCAATGCCGAGACCCTCGGGCGCCGCTTTGCCACCGAACTGGTCGAGGGCCCGCCGCAACTGTGGCTGGCGGGGGGCGAATCGAACGTGCATCTGCCGCCGCATCCCGGCCGGGGCGGACGCAACCAGCATCTGGCGCTGGCGGCAGCCAGGGTGCTGGCCGGCGTGGGCGACTGTGCCCTGCTGGCTGCGGGAACCGACGGTCGGGACGGGCCGACACCGGATGCCGGTGCCCTGGTCGACGGCGGCACGATCGCGCGGGGCCGGGCGCAGGGACTGGATCCCGAGGCGGCGCTGGCGGCGGCCGATGCCGGCCGCTTTCTGGAGGCGAGCGGGGATCTGCTGCACACGGGCCCGACCGGCACCAATGTCGCCGATCTGGTGCTCGGCCTGCGGCAGCCCGGCGTTGACGTACAATGCAGCCATGAGTGCCGATGA
- a CDS encoding ferritin-like domain-containing protein, producing MSADELFPRAAAALAASDPDDKCRLTAAAVADLAAGRLAVHPERAGGALDRPGRPPRPQLVPPKRVPRRRLGSVQGRAALLHAIAHIEFNAINLAWDAVCRFPGLPEAYYRDWARVAGEEAEHFGLLRARLRALRFDYGDFPAHDGLWQMALDTRDDPLIRMALVPRVLEARGLDVTPGMMARLAEAGDRESVAALEIILRDEVGHVEIGTRWFRHLCAERGLEPEATFEGLLNEHLAGRVKGPFHVEARLRAGFTESEMARLEALAERSADTQTAREPADVSGELS from the coding sequence ATGAGTGCCGATGAGCTGTTCCCCCGTGCCGCCGCGGCGCTGGCGGCAAGTGACCCCGACGACAAGTGCCGCCTCACCGCCGCTGCGGTCGCCGATCTGGCGGCAGGGCGACTCGCGGTGCATCCCGAGCGGGCCGGCGGCGCGCTGGACAGGCCGGGGCGGCCGCCGCGGCCGCAACTGGTGCCGCCCAAGCGGGTGCCGCGGCGCCGGCTGGGCTCGGTCCAGGGGCGTGCCGCCCTGCTGCATGCCATTGCCCACATCGAGTTCAATGCCATCAATCTCGCCTGGGATGCCGTGTGTCGCTTCCCGGGCCTGCCCGAGGCCTATTACCGCGACTGGGCGCGGGTGGCGGGCGAGGAGGCCGAGCACTTCGGCCTGTTGCGTGCGCGGCTGCGGGCGCTCAGATTCGACTATGGCGACTTCCCGGCCCACGACGGGCTGTGGCAGATGGCGCTGGACACCCGGGACGATCCCCTGATCCGCATGGCGCTGGTGCCGCGGGTGCTGGAAGCGCGCGGCCTGGATGTCACGCCGGGCATGATGGCGCGGCTGGCCGAGGCGGGCGACCGGGAAAGCGTGGCGGCGCTGGAGATCATCCTGCGCGACGAGGTGGGCCACGTCGAGATCGGTACCCGCTGGTTCCGCCACCTGTGCGCCGAGCGCGGGCTGGAACCCGAGGCCACCTTCGAGGGTCTTCTGAACGAACATCTCGCGGGGCGGGTCAAGGGCCCGTTCCATGTCGAGGCCCGCCTGCGCGCGGGCTTCACCGAATCCGAAATGGCCAGGCTGGAGGCGCTGGCCGAGCGCAGCGCGGATACGCAGACGGCCAGGGAACCGGCGGACGTGTCCGGGGAGTTGTCGTGA
- the cysS gene encoding cysteine--tRNA ligase: MLHVYNSLTRRKEPFEPLEPGRVRMYVCGMTVYDYCHLGHARVLVVFDVIVRYLRELGFDVTYVRNITDIDDKIIRRASENGEPFERLTQRFIEAMHEDAAALGVLPPDHEPRATASMDDIIRMIETLVAKGYAYQADNGDVYYDVSCFEGYGQLSGERPDDLRAGARIEVDEAKDDPLDFVLWKAAKPGEPSWPSPWGEGRPGWHIECSAMSTRCLGDHFDIHGGGMDLKFPHHENEIAQSEAATGHKFVNYWIHNGFIQVDEEKMSKSLGNFFTVREVLGRYQPEVVRFFILSSHYRSPLNYSEDNLDQARSGLDRLYTALRGARPDEGEMLPDFLLRFRDAMDDDFNTPEAIALLFELARDLNRAKEQDAPEAADLAATLRGLGSILGLLQADPQLYLRGGGAPEGLSDAEIEALLAARAEARARKDWAESDRIRDQLRDAGILLEDGPRGTSWRRA, from the coding sequence ATGCTGCATGTGTACAACAGTCTGACCCGGCGCAAGGAACCCTTCGAGCCGCTCGAACCCGGCAGGGTGCGCATGTACGTCTGCGGCATGACCGTCTACGACTACTGCCATCTGGGCCATGCCCGGGTGCTGGTGGTGTTCGATGTCATCGTGCGCTACCTGCGCGAGCTGGGTTTCGACGTGACCTATGTCCGCAACATCACCGACATCGACGACAAGATCATCCGTCGCGCCAGCGAGAACGGCGAGCCTTTCGAGCGGCTGACACAGCGCTTCATCGAGGCCATGCACGAGGATGCCGCGGCGCTGGGCGTGCTGCCGCCCGACCATGAGCCGCGTGCCACGGCCTCGATGGATGACATCATCCGCATGATCGAAACCCTGGTGGCCAAGGGTTATGCCTATCAGGCCGACAATGGCGATGTCTACTACGATGTCAGTTGCTTCGAGGGCTACGGCCAGCTTTCCGGCGAGCGTCCCGATGACCTGCGGGCCGGCGCCCGCATCGAGGTGGACGAGGCCAAGGACGACCCGCTGGACTTCGTGCTGTGGAAGGCGGCCAAGCCCGGCGAACCGAGCTGGCCGTCGCCCTGGGGCGAGGGGCGTCCGGGCTGGCACATCGAGTGCTCGGCCATGTCCACCCGCTGCCTGGGCGACCATTTCGACATCCATGGCGGGGGCATGGACCTCAAGTTTCCCCATCACGAGAACGAGATCGCCCAGTCCGAGGCCGCCACCGGGCACAAATTCGTCAACTACTGGATCCACAACGGCTTCATCCAGGTGGACGAGGAGAAGATGTCCAAGTCGCTGGGCAATTTCTTCACCGTGCGCGAGGTGCTGGGCCGCTACCAGCCGGAGGTGGTGCGTTTCTTTATCCTCTCCAGCCACTACCGCAGCCCGCTCAACTACAGCGAGGACAATCTCGACCAGGCCCGCAGCGGGCTGGACCGGCTGTACACTGCGCTGCGGGGCGCCCGGCCCGACGAGGGCGAGATGCTGCCCGACTTCCTGCTGCGCTTCCGCGACGCCATGGACGATGATTTCAACACCCCCGAGGCCATCGCCCTGCTGTTCGAACTGGCCCGCGACCTCAATCGTGCCAAGGAGCAGGACGCCCCGGAGGCGGCCGACCTGGCCGCCACTCTGCGCGGGCTGGGCAGCATCCTCGGGCTGCTGCAGGCGGATCCCCAGCTATATTTACGGGGTGGTGGCGCGCCGGAGGGGCTGAGCGACGCCGAGATCGAGGCCCTGCTCGCGGCCCGCGCCGAGGCCCGCGCGCGCAAGGACTGGGCCGAATCCGACCGCATTCGCGACCAGCTCCGCGACGCCGGCATCCTGCTGGAGGACGGTCCCCGGGGCACGAGCTGGCGTCGCGCCTGA